The nucleotide sequence GGCGCGTCCATCTTCGTCACCGGGACGACCTTCACCCGGACCGACTACACGATGGAGCGGGCCTGGGCGCTCCTGGTGGTGTTCACGATCGTGGTGCTGGCCTGGCGGATCTACATCTACCGGGCTGGCGAGCTGCTGACCGAGGCCATCGCGCGATCGGCGAACCCGTCCCTGCTCACACAGTCCGCCGCGGTCACTCACCTGATCATGGTGGCGGGCATCGGCGGCATGGCGGTCACGAGCCACCTCGTCGTCCTGCGTCCCTTCGGGCAGACGCCGCCGGCGTGGGCTGCGGTTATCCTCGGCGGACCGGCGCTGTTCCTGGTCGGCCGCGCGGCGCTCGACTACACGGTCTTCGGTCGGATGTCCCGGTCCCGGCTGGCCGGGCTGGTCCTGCTGGCCGGCGCGGCGCCGGCTGCTGGCCTGCTGCCGCCGGTCGTGGTCGCGCTGCTCGCCATGACCATCCTGGCCCTGGTCGCCGCGGCGAACCTGGTGAGCACCCACCGGCACGCCCGCGTGCCGATGCCACCGGCGCTCGGGTGACGCTCAGGTCGGCACTGTGATCCGGACCGGCCGCGAGTGTGCGGGCAGCGTCTCCCAGACCAGGATCAGCAGCAGCACCAGATTCGCCACGATCAGGATGGCCAGCGGCGGGAGCAGCGCCGCGACGGGGCCGATCACGCACAGCACCACGATCCCCGACGCCCGGGACCAGAGGAGCCGTCCGGTGACCACGGCGTCGAACAGGCAACTCCCCAGCAGGAACAGCGCCGGCCCGCCCAGGATGGCGACGATCCAAGCGGCCGGTGCCGCACCGAACGGCTGGTCGATGACCAGCGCGACGCTGGTCGACACCACCAGCACCCCGGCCACCATCACCAGATGGCTGTACGAGGTGGAGGTGCCGGGCCGCACCCGCTCCACCACCATGACGGCCGGTGGTGCCAGCAGCTGCCGCACCCGGTGGAAGTAGAGCTGGAAGAGCACGACGGCGCCGGCGAACCCGACGAAACTCGTGGCCACCCGGCCGGCCTGGAAACCGCTGCCGGCCAGCCCCAGACCGCAGCTCAGGATCAGCTCGCCAAGCGAAATGATGAAGATCTCTCGATGCCGCTCGGACAGGTGCATTCCGGTGAAGATCTGACTGGCCAGTTCGGTGCGACCAAGCTTCGGCGTCGGCCAGCCCAACCGGGCCGACCCGAGGTCGCCCGCCACCGCCACCGACCAGAGCAGCAGCCGAGCCGTTCCGTGCGCGAACGCCCCGGCCACCCACGGCAGCGCCGTGACCCCGAACCAGAAGAACACCCGGATGCTCCGCGCCTGGATCGGGCGGTTCACCCGGGTACCGGGGATGAGCACGGCGTCCCGAACCAGATGGATGCCGAAATACCCCGCAACGAACAGCCAACCGTAATCGGCGAAGGCGTACGGCACCGCGATCGCCATCAACAGAGTGCCGAACATGACCGCCAGGACGGTGGCCTGGATGACCGGCAGCCGCGGGTTGAACAAATCGGTGAGCCACGCGGTCAGTACCCAGACCCACCAGGCGGCCATCAACAGAACGGCGGTCTCGGCGGCGCCCCGGACGGTGAGGTCCCCGGCCAGTCCCGCCGAGAGCCTGGAGAGCATGAAGATGTAGACCAGGTCGAAGAAGAGCTCCAGGAACGTCGGATAGTCCGGCTCGCCGCGCCGGCGAAGGATCCGGGGGAGCGGGCTGGGCCTCACGCGTCTGCCTCCTTCGGGCACGCCCCTCGGGGGCGGAGGCACGCTTGTCCCGCCAACTTACAAAAGCGGAGGTCGCCGGAGGGCGGAAATGGAGCAGCAGGGCGGAAGCCGTACACCGGTCATCGGCCTGACCCCCCGACCGTCGGCGATGCAGTCCCCAGGGATGGCCGCCATCAGATGGCGGGGTGGGCGATCAGGCCAGGCAGGTCCGGCCGGTAGATCCCGCGCACGCCCTCCGGGCAGGACCGGTCTGCAGCCGCGGGTGAGCCCGTAGCCGGGCTGGCGCAGCCTCGCCAACCCCTCTCCCGCTCGGCCCGTTCCATCGAATCGTCGAGGGCGCTGCCGCAGGGCGCCGTAATGATTCGCCCGATGGGGATGAGGCCGGATCACCCTCCGTACTAGCAGGCTGTCGAGGTACCAGTTCGCTCAACGAAGCGACGTGATGCGTTCCAGCCGTTCGGCGGGGGAGCTGGCCGGAGAGGAGAATCAGGTGGAATACGAGGATTTCATCAATGCGGTGGCCACGCGAGCAAAGGTGTCGACCGATCAGGCGGCGACGCTGACCGGCGTGACGTTGGAGACGTTGGCGGAGCGGATCAGCGCCGGTCAGGCTGAGGACCTCGCCTATCAGCTTCCGGATCGACTTGCCGCTCACCTGAACAGACCCCTCGGAGGGGAAATGGCCACCGCGTTCGGGCTTGAGGAGTTTGTGCGGCGGGTTGGGGATCGTCCTGAAGTCGACCGTGCGCTCGCCGGTGCCGGGGTCCGCGCAGTGCTCACCACCCTGCGTGAGGCCGTGACCCGAGACGAGTTCGAGAACGCCATGGCCCAACTTCCTGAGGAGTTCTCGCAGGTCATCGAACCGGTGGGCGCCGGTGGCGGGCGGCGCCGCGGCTCGTAGCACGCAGAGTTGAGGCAGGAGCAGTCGGTACGACTGACCAGCCCCCGGGCAAGGTTGTGCATCCTCACGGAATCGACACGTGGTCGGCGAGCTCGACGGCGGCGTGCAGCACTCCGCCCGGCGAGGACCCGCGATGTCCACGTCGCTGCGCTCGAAAGTGGCGGCCTGGCGGGAAGCGACGGCACCGGAGGTACACCATGATCGCCGCTCCCGGAGCGGCGATCATGGCGTGACGTGCGGTCAGCTCGCGAAGACCAGCAGCGCATTAGCGATCAGGACGACCGCTCCGAGCCCGATCCCGACGGCGGCGCTGACCCGGAGCCGGCGCCGCACGTCCAGCCCCAACACGATCGCCGCGATGCCCAGCGCGGCCGACAGCCTGGACCAGTAGACGACGACGCCCGTGAGCAAGCCGAGGATCGCGAGCACCAGCGACCACACCGCCGTCGAGCCGGGTTGTTGCCGCAGGACCACCCGCGCCGCCTCTGCGAAGACGACCACCGCGGCGAGCAGGGCGACGCCGGCGTGCGCCGCGCTCTCTCCCGCCGAGGCGTCGGGGAGGATTCCCCACTGACCAGAGGTCCGCCCCGCCTTCGGACGGAACGGGGTGTCGACGGTCGGGGAAATCATCGCGAGCTGGGGGGACCGTACCGCCGACGGCCCCGACGACCGCCAGGTTGGGCCCTGCGGGAAGGGGGCTCGGCTGGTTGCCTGGCACCAAAACGTCGGAGCGACGATCGTCGAGCTGAGCAAAGCGAACACCACCAGACTGCCCTCCGGCAGCGGGAACTACGCCAGCAGACCGCCGAGCGCGAGCGGACCATCGCCCGAAGGGGCGACATCGAATCCAGCTTCAGGAACTGCACACCAGGCTGACGGCGCTGGCCGAAGCCGGTGATGAGTTCATCCGGGAGCAGAAGGACCGGCAGGTGATCCGACGCGCACAGGAGTGGATCGCCACCAGCGGCACCGCGGCGACGGGCAGCGGCCTGGGCATGGCGGACATGTTGGCCGGTCACAGCCGCACGCTGCTGCAGGCTCAGGAGGAACTTACCGAGGCGTACGCGAACACCCCGTAGTGGCTCGTCAGCGCGCCGC is from Micromonospora terminaliae and encodes:
- a CDS encoding low temperature requirement protein A gives rise to the protein MRPSPLPRILRRRGEPDYPTFLELFFDLVYIFMLSRLSAGLAGDLTVRGAAETAVLLMAAWWVWVLTAWLTDLFNPRLPVIQATVLAVMFGTLLMAIAVPYAFADYGWLFVAGYFGIHLVRDAVLIPGTRVNRPIQARSIRVFFWFGVTALPWVAGAFAHGTARLLLWSVAVAGDLGSARLGWPTPKLGRTELASQIFTGMHLSERHREIFIISLGELILSCGLGLAGSGFQAGRVATSFVGFAGAVVLFQLYFHRVRQLLAPPAVMVVERVRPGTSTSYSHLVMVAGVLVVSTSVALVIDQPFGAAPAAWIVAILGGPALFLLGSCLFDAVVTGRLLWSRASGIVVLCVIGPVAALLPPLAILIVANLVLLLILVWETLPAHSRPVRITVPT
- a CDS encoding DUF2267 domain-containing protein, producing MEYEDFINAVATRAKVSTDQAATLTGVTLETLAERISAGQAEDLAYQLPDRLAAHLNRPLGGEMATAFGLEEFVRRVGDRPEVDRALAGAGVRAVLTTLREAVTRDEFENAMAQLPEEFSQVIEPVGAGGGRRRGS